The following coding sequences lie in one Streptomyces venezuelae genomic window:
- a CDS encoding sulfatase has translation MSSYKPGRTSDRSPSQLSRRAFGGVVGASATAAAVGLPAAEAQAGTGVEERPFRAAARKGGRRPNILFILGDDLGWADLSSYGSPHIRTPNLDRLAREGVRFTDAYSGSATCSPTRFSLYTGRFPGRTKGGLAEPIADRSVGLDPTHPTLASLLRDAGYATALIGKWHCGYLPDYSPTKSGWDEFFGNFGGALEYYSKLGLAGEYDLYRGAVREGDAEYKDLRYYTRVLTEKASEYVRRDHGGKPWLLNLNFTTPHWPWIADGDEEQSAEIVRRIKAGEKGALQHRDGGSVEKYKEMVEDLDRSIGEVLRALKRSGQERDTLVFFASDNGGERFSYNWPLSGNKGSLKEGGIRVPTIVRWPARIDGGQVSDEPVYTPDWTATLLEIGGARPDRAHPLDGTSLAPYLLTGQRLAERELFWRVRGERALRRGGWKYYRGKDGADQLFDLAEDRREQADRAAAEPRLLAELRRAWERTDKELLPYA, from the coding sequence GTGTCTTCGTACAAGCCTGGTCGCACGTCCGACAGGTCCCCTTCCCAGCTGTCCCGGCGCGCCTTCGGCGGTGTCGTCGGCGCCTCCGCGACCGCCGCCGCGGTCGGTCTCCCGGCAGCCGAGGCGCAGGCCGGCACGGGGGTCGAGGAGCGGCCGTTCCGGGCGGCCGCGCGGAAGGGCGGACGGCGGCCCAACATCCTCTTCATCCTCGGCGACGACCTCGGCTGGGCCGACCTCTCGTCCTACGGATCACCGCACATCAGGACGCCGAACCTGGACCGGCTCGCCCGCGAGGGAGTCCGCTTCACGGACGCCTACTCCGGGTCCGCGACCTGCTCGCCCACCCGCTTCAGCCTGTACACGGGCCGCTTCCCCGGGCGTACGAAGGGCGGGCTCGCGGAGCCGATCGCGGACCGGTCCGTGGGCCTCGACCCGACCCATCCCACGCTCGCCTCGCTGCTGCGCGACGCCGGGTACGCGACCGCGCTGATCGGCAAGTGGCACTGCGGCTACCTGCCGGACTACTCCCCCACCAAGTCCGGCTGGGACGAGTTCTTCGGGAACTTCGGCGGGGCCCTGGAGTACTACTCGAAGCTGGGGCTGGCCGGGGAGTACGACCTCTACAGGGGGGCCGTCCGGGAGGGCGACGCCGAGTACAAGGACCTGCGGTACTACACGCGGGTCCTGACCGAGAAGGCGAGCGAATACGTGCGGCGGGACCACGGCGGAAAGCCGTGGCTGCTCAACCTGAACTTCACCACGCCCCACTGGCCGTGGATAGCCGACGGCGACGAGGAGCAGAGCGCCGAGATCGTCCGGCGGATCAAGGCGGGCGAGAAGGGGGCGCTGCAGCACCGGGACGGCGGTTCGGTCGAGAAGTACAAGGAGATGGTCGAGGACCTGGACCGTTCGATCGGGGAGGTGCTGCGCGCCCTGAAGCGGTCCGGTCAGGAGCGGGACACCCTGGTGTTCTTCGCGTCGGACAACGGGGGCGAGCGCTTCTCGTACAACTGGCCGCTGTCCGGCAACAAGGGCTCTCTCAAGGAGGGCGGCATCCGGGTGCCGACCATCGTGCGGTGGCCGGCGCGGATCGACGGCGGGCAGGTCAGCGACGAGCCCGTCTACACGCCCGACTGGACGGCGACGCTCCTGGAAATCGGCGGCGCCAGGCCGGACCGCGCGCATCCGCTGGACGGCACCAGCCTCGCCCCGTACCTCCTGACGGGCCAACGGCTCGCCGAGCGGGAGCTGTTCTGGCGGGTGCGGGGCGAGCGGGCGCTGCGGCGCGGCGGGTGGAAGTACTACCGGGGCAAGGACGGCGCCGACCAGCTCTTCGACCTCGCGGAGGACCGGCGCGAGCAGGCCGACCGGGCCGCCGCGGAGCCGCGGCTCCTCGCGGAGCTGCGGCGGGCGTGGGAGCGGACGGACAAGGAGCTCCTGCCCTACGCCTAG
- a CDS encoding DUF3073 domain-containing protein: MGRGRAKAKQTKVARQLKYSSGGTDLSRLANELGASTSQQPPNGEPFEDDDEEDDPYAQYADLYNDDEDEDSDESGPSSQRRGA; this comes from the coding sequence ATGGGGCGCGGCCGGGCAAAGGCCAAGCAGACGAAGGTCGCCCGCCAGCTGAAGTACAGCAGCGGCGGGACTGACCTGTCGCGTCTGGCCAATGAGCTGGGCGCTTCGACTTCGCAACAGCCGCCGAATGGCGAGCCGTTCGAGGACGACGACGAGGAAGACGACCCGTACGCCCAGTACGCGGATCTGTACAACGACGACGAGGACGAGGACTCCGACGAGTCCGGTCCGTCGTCGCAGCGCCGCGGCGCTTGA
- a CDS encoding maleylpyruvate isomerase family mycothiol-dependent enzyme, whose amino-acid sequence MPPAKKRTRSYDSAKTRAAVLAQFGNVRTAVRTLTPEQLARPTRLGDWTVRELSAHIAMVLGTVHRYLALPEPAKHEVPLMDWPFATVTAAAQVDEDTRAIAETAGADLDDLFTRTLTGIEESLAAASDDRLVPSRFGAMTLGDFLVTRTVELTVHTDDLNDAVPDLDVPYDRQALAACARLLADALAVKAPGASTEVRIPPYAVVQCVEGPRHTRGTPPNVVEADPLIWIRLATGRTDWATAVDAAQVSASGERADLSGLLPIMG is encoded by the coding sequence ATGCCACCGGCCAAGAAGCGCACGCGCTCGTACGATTCCGCCAAGACCCGCGCCGCCGTCCTCGCCCAGTTCGGCAACGTACGCACCGCGGTCCGCACCCTCACCCCCGAGCAGCTCGCCCGCCCCACCCGGCTCGGGGACTGGACCGTGCGCGAACTGTCGGCACACATCGCGATGGTCCTCGGCACCGTCCACCGCTACCTCGCCCTGCCGGAACCGGCCAAGCACGAAGTGCCGCTCATGGACTGGCCGTTCGCCACGGTCACCGCGGCAGCGCAGGTCGACGAGGACACCCGGGCGATCGCCGAGACGGCGGGCGCGGACCTCGACGACCTGTTCACGCGCACGCTCACCGGCATCGAGGAGTCCCTCGCCGCCGCCTCCGACGACCGCCTGGTCCCCTCCCGCTTCGGCGCCATGACCCTCGGCGACTTCCTCGTCACCCGTACCGTCGAACTCACCGTCCACACGGACGACTTGAACGACGCGGTGCCGGACCTCGACGTGCCGTACGACCGGCAGGCCCTGGCCGCCTGTGCCCGGCTGCTCGCGGACGCCCTCGCGGTGAAGGCGCCCGGCGCGTCGACGGAGGTGCGGATTCCGCCGTACGCCGTCGTGCAGTGCGTCGAAGGTCCCCGGCACACCCGCGGCACCCCGCCCAACGTCGTCGAGGCCGACCCGCTCATCTGGATCCGCCTCGCGACCGGGCGTACGGACTGGGCGACGGCCGTCGACGCGGCGCAGGTCAGCGCGAGCGGAGAGCGGGCGGACCTGTCGGGGCTGCTGCCGATCATGGGGTAG
- a CDS encoding putative leader peptide, whose product MQSTGDPTVTLVGRRHVDLVRVASAICRAA is encoded by the coding sequence ATGCAGTCCACCGGTGACCCGACGGTCACACTCGTGGGGCGCCGCCACGTTGACCTGGTCCGTGTCGCGAGCGCCATCTGTCGCGCTGCCTGA
- a CDS encoding Leu/Phe/Val dehydrogenase, whose protein sequence is MTEADNGVLHTLFHSDQGGHEQVVLCQDRASGLKAVIAIHSTALGPALGGTRFYPYATEEEAVADVLNLSRGMSYKNAMAGLDHGGGKAVIIGDPDRIKSEELLLAFGRCVASLGGRYVTACDVGTYVSDMDVVARECRWTTGRSPENGGAGDSSVLTAFGVYQGMRASAEHLWGDPSLRGRKVGVAGVGKVGHHLVEHLLEDGAEVVITDVREESVNRIVHKHPSVTAVADTDALIRTEGLDIYAPCALGGALNDDTVPVLTAKVVCGAANNQLAHPGVEKDLADRSILYAPDYVVNAGGVIQVADELHGFDFDRCKAKASKIFDTTLAIFARAKEDGIPPAAAADRIAEQRISEGR, encoded by the coding sequence GTGACCGAAGCAGACAACGGCGTCCTGCACACCCTGTTCCACTCGGACCAGGGAGGCCACGAGCAAGTAGTGCTCTGCCAGGACCGCGCAAGCGGCCTCAAGGCCGTCATCGCCATCCACAGCACCGCCCTGGGCCCCGCCCTCGGCGGCACCCGCTTCTACCCGTACGCGACCGAGGAAGAGGCCGTCGCCGACGTCCTGAACCTGTCGCGCGGGATGTCGTACAAGAACGCCATGGCCGGTCTCGACCACGGCGGCGGCAAGGCCGTGATCATCGGCGATCCGGACCGCATCAAGAGCGAGGAGCTGCTGCTCGCCTTCGGCCGCTGCGTCGCCTCGCTCGGCGGCCGCTACGTGACGGCCTGCGACGTGGGCACGTACGTCTCCGACATGGACGTCGTCGCGCGCGAGTGCCGCTGGACCACCGGACGCTCCCCCGAGAACGGCGGCGCCGGCGACTCCTCCGTGCTCACCGCGTTCGGGGTCTACCAGGGCATGCGGGCCAGCGCCGAGCACCTGTGGGGCGACCCGTCGCTGCGCGGGCGCAAGGTCGGTGTCGCGGGCGTCGGCAAGGTGGGCCACCACCTGGTCGAGCACCTTCTGGAGGACGGCGCCGAGGTCGTCATCACGGACGTCCGCGAGGAGTCGGTGAACCGGATCGTCCACAAGCACCCGTCGGTGACGGCGGTGGCGGACACCGACGCGTTGATCCGGACCGAGGGCCTCGACATCTACGCGCCGTGTGCGCTGGGCGGCGCGCTGAACGACGACACCGTGCCCGTCCTCACGGCGAAGGTGGTGTGCGGCGCCGCGAACAACCAGCTCGCGCACCCGGGCGTGGAGAAGGACCTGGCCGACCGGTCGATCCTCTACGCGCCGGACTACGTGGTGAACGCGGGCGGCGTGATCCAGGTCGCCGACGAGCTGCACGGGTTCGACTTCGACCGGTGCAAGGCGAAGGCGTCGAAGATCTTCGACACCACGCTTGCCATATTCGCTCGCGCAAAGGAGGACGGCATCCCGCCGGCCGCGGCGGCCGACAGGATCGCCGAACAGCGCATCTCCGAGGGGCGCTGA
- a CDS encoding TetR/AcrR family transcriptional regulator produces MTEELGLRARKKRQTAARIWQVAVDLCSERGFDHVSVAEIAEAADVSKMTVFNYFGTKEDVIVGPLEEHAEDPARAVRERRPGESAVTAARRQFQEQILGRDPSIGLSGDPRALKVRQLIKETPTLAHRVVIFHMRSVQLLADELAEETGDMLLARVAAAQLIGARNALIMRNHERTLAGDPLDEIAKDCAEAAERAFDLVEKGLQGYPGNA; encoded by the coding sequence ATGACTGAGGAGCTGGGGCTGCGCGCGCGCAAGAAACGGCAGACCGCCGCGCGGATCTGGCAGGTTGCCGTGGACCTCTGTTCCGAGCGGGGCTTCGACCACGTCTCCGTGGCGGAGATCGCCGAGGCGGCCGACGTCTCGAAGATGACCGTCTTCAACTACTTCGGCACCAAAGAAGACGTGATCGTCGGCCCGCTGGAGGAGCACGCGGAGGACCCGGCCCGCGCGGTGCGCGAGCGGCGCCCCGGCGAGTCCGCGGTCACCGCGGCGCGCCGCCAGTTCCAGGAGCAGATCCTCGGACGCGACCCGTCGATCGGCCTCAGCGGTGACCCGCGCGCCCTCAAGGTGCGTCAGCTCATCAAGGAGACACCGACGCTCGCGCACCGCGTGGTGATCTTCCACATGCGCAGCGTCCAGCTCCTTGCCGACGAGCTCGCCGAGGAGACCGGCGACATGCTTCTCGCCCGGGTCGCCGCGGCCCAGCTGATCGGCGCCCGGAACGCGCTCATCATGCGGAACCACGAGCGCACCCTCGCGGGGGACCCGCTCGACGAGATCGCGAAGGACTGCGCGGAGGCCGCCGAGCGCGCCTTCGACCTGGTCGAAAAGGGACTACAGGGGTACCCCGGAAACGCTTAG
- the purF gene encoding amidophosphoribosyltransferase translates to MPRGDGRLNHDLLPGEKGPQDACGVFGVWAPGEEVAKLTYFGLYALQHRGQESAGIAVSNGSQILVFKDMGLVSQVFDETSLGSLQGHIAVGHARYSTTGASVWENAQPTFRATAHGSIALGHNGNLVNTAQLAELVAALPKENGRATQVAATNDTDLVTALLAGQVDDDGKPLTIEEAATKVLPDVQGAFSLVFMNENTLYAARDPQGIRPLVLGRLERGWVVASESAALDICGASYVREIEPGEFVAIDENGLRTSRFAEAKPKGCVFEYVYLARPDTDIAGRNVYLSRVEMGRKLAKEAPVEADLVIATPESGTPAAIGYAEASGIPFGAGLVKNAYVGRTFIQPSQTIRQLGIRLKLNPLKEVIKGKRLVVVDDSIVRGNTQRALVKMLREAGAAEVHIRISSPPVKWPCFFGIDFATRAELIANGMTIEEIGTSLGADSLSYISIDGMIEATTIDKPNLCRACFDGEYPMDLPDPELLGKQLLETELAAGPAATAAADAIRRP, encoded by the coding sequence GTGCCACGTGGTGACGGTCGACTCAATCACGATCTGCTTCCCGGCGAGAAGGGCCCCCAGGACGCTTGCGGCGTCTTCGGTGTCTGGGCTCCGGGCGAAGAGGTCGCAAAGCTCACGTACTTCGGGCTCTACGCCCTCCAGCATCGGGGCCAGGAATCCGCGGGAATCGCGGTAAGCAACGGCTCCCAGATCCTCGTCTTCAAGGACATGGGCCTCGTGTCCCAGGTCTTCGACGAAACCTCTCTCGGCTCGCTCCAGGGTCATATCGCGGTCGGTCACGCCCGCTACTCGACCACTGGTGCCTCCGTCTGGGAGAACGCCCAGCCGACGTTCCGTGCCACCGCGCACGGCTCCATCGCGCTCGGGCACAACGGCAACCTCGTCAACACCGCCCAGCTCGCCGAGCTGGTCGCCGCCCTGCCCAAGGAGAACGGCCGCGCGACCCAGGTCGCCGCGACCAACGACACCGACCTGGTGACGGCTCTCCTCGCGGGCCAGGTGGACGACGACGGCAAGCCGCTGACCATCGAGGAAGCGGCCACCAAGGTCCTCCCGGACGTGCAGGGCGCCTTCTCCCTCGTCTTCATGAACGAGAACACGCTGTACGCGGCCCGTGACCCGCAGGGCATCCGCCCGCTGGTCCTCGGCCGCCTGGAGCGCGGCTGGGTCGTCGCGTCGGAGTCCGCCGCGCTCGACATCTGCGGCGCCAGCTACGTGCGCGAGATCGAGCCCGGCGAGTTCGTCGCGATCGACGAGAACGGACTGCGAACGTCCCGATTCGCGGAAGCGAAGCCCAAGGGCTGTGTCTTCGAGTACGTGTATCTGGCGCGCCCCGACACGGACATCGCGGGCCGGAACGTCTACCTCTCGCGTGTCGAGATGGGCAGGAAGCTCGCCAAGGAAGCTCCCGTCGAGGCCGACCTGGTCATAGCGACGCCCGAATCCGGCACCCCCGCCGCGATCGGGTACGCGGAAGCGTCCGGCATCCCCTTCGGTGCGGGCCTGGTCAAGAACGCCTACGTCGGCCGGACCTTCATCCAGCCCTCGCAGACGATCCGCCAGCTCGGCATCCGTCTCAAGCTGAACCCCCTCAAGGAAGTCATCAAGGGCAAGCGCCTCGTGGTCGTCGACGACTCGATCGTCCGCGGCAACACCCAGCGCGCCCTGGTCAAGATGCTCCGCGAGGCCGGTGCCGCCGAGGTCCACATCCGGATCTCGTCCCCGCCCGTGAAGTGGCCGTGCTTCTTCGGCATCGACTTCGCGACCCGCGCCGAGCTCATCGCCAACGGCATGACCATCGAGGAGATCGGCACGTCGCTCGGCGCCGACTCCCTCTCGTACATCTCCATCGACGGCATGATCGAGGCCACGACCATCGACAAGCCGAACCTCTGCCGGGCCTGCTTCGACGGCGAGTACCCGATGGATCTGCCCGACCCCGAGCTGCTCGGCAAGCAGCTCCTGGAGACGGAGCTGGCGGCAGGCCCTGCCGCCACGGCAGCGGCCGACGCGATCCGTCGCCCGTAA
- the purM gene encoding phosphoribosylformylglycinamidine cyclo-ligase gives MPETTGASYAAAGVDIEAGDRAVELMKEWVKKTRRPEVAGLGGLGGFAGLFDASALKRFERPLLASATDGVGTKVDVARQMGVYDTIGHDLVAMVMDDIVVCGAEPLFMTDYICVGKVHPERVAAIVKGIAEGCVLAGCSLVGGETAEHPGLLGPDDFDVAGAGTGAVEADRLLGPDRIRKGDAVIAMASSGLHSNGYSLVRHVVFDRAGWALDRQVEEFGRTLGEELLEPTKIYSLDCLALTRTTDVHAFSHVTGGGLAANLARVIPDGLHAVVDRETWTPGAVFDVVGQVGQVERLELEKTLNMGVGMIAIVPEESADAALTTLADRGVDAWVAGEITDRGEHATGAALIGDYAK, from the coding sequence ATGCCCGAGACCACTGGTGCCAGCTACGCGGCCGCCGGAGTAGACATCGAAGCGGGCGACCGCGCCGTCGAGCTGATGAAGGAGTGGGTCAAGAAGACCCGGCGTCCCGAGGTCGCGGGCCTCGGCGGCCTCGGCGGCTTCGCCGGGCTCTTCGACGCCTCCGCGCTCAAGCGTTTCGAGCGCCCGCTCCTCGCCTCCGCCACCGACGGCGTCGGGACCAAGGTCGACGTCGCCCGCCAGATGGGTGTCTACGACACCATCGGCCACGACCTCGTCGCGATGGTCATGGACGACATCGTGGTGTGCGGCGCGGAGCCGCTCTTCATGACCGACTACATCTGCGTCGGGAAGGTGCACCCCGAGCGTGTCGCCGCGATCGTGAAGGGCATCGCCGAGGGCTGTGTCCTCGCGGGCTGCTCGCTCGTCGGCGGCGAGACCGCGGAGCACCCGGGGCTGCTCGGCCCGGACGACTTCGACGTCGCGGGCGCCGGCACCGGCGCGGTCGAGGCCGACCGGCTCCTCGGCCCCGATCGCATCCGTAAGGGTGACGCGGTGATCGCCATGGCGTCATCGGGTCTTCACTCGAACGGGTACTCGCTCGTCCGGCACGTGGTCTTCGACCGAGCGGGCTGGGCCCTGGACCGCCAGGTCGAGGAGTTCGGCCGCACGCTCGGCGAGGAGCTCCTGGAGCCCACCAAGATCTACTCCCTGGACTGCCTGGCGCTCACCCGCACCACGGACGTCCACGCCTTCAGCCACGTCACGGGCGGCGGCCTCGCGGCCAACCTCGCCCGGGTGATCCCGGACGGCCTGCACGCCGTCGTGGACCGTGAGACGTGGACCCCCGGCGCGGTCTTCGACGTGGTCGGCCAGGTCGGGCAGGTCGAGCGTCTGGAGCTGGAGAAGACGCTGAACATGGGCGTCGGCATGATCGCGATCGTCCCCGAGGAGTCGGCGGACGCGGCGCTCACCACCCTCGCGGACCGCGGCGTGGACGCGTGGGTCGCGGGCGAGATCACGGACCGCGGCGAGCACGCGACGGGCGCCGCCCTGATCGGTGACTACGCGAAGTAA
- a CDS encoding M23 family metallopeptidase has translation MSVGLRKCAAVAQRLLWVVFFAQIVVRQFTELPYNYWLSWLPALAAIGISTATSRSARKQIETDPPAPVEVEPPVTGRWSALNSPADKVPSHGTHHLGQTYAIDITAEPAEGPARPKPVWFWPVARRGQAYPAFGEPLLAVADATVVRAEDGQRDHLSRSSLIGVLYFWLVEGVGRTLGGARRIVGNHVVLDLGEGTYAVYAHVKQGSLTVRAGDRVTVGQELGRCGNSGNSTEPHLHFSLMDGPDMETARGLPFRWRGVGVPANGERFTVREEATPVP, from the coding sequence ATGTCCGTAGGCCTGCGTAAATGTGCCGCTGTGGCCCAACGGCTGCTGTGGGTCGTGTTCTTCGCTCAAATCGTCGTCCGGCAGTTCACCGAGCTGCCGTACAACTACTGGCTGAGCTGGCTGCCCGCGCTCGCCGCGATCGGCATCAGCACGGCGACGTCCCGCTCCGCGCGCAAGCAGATCGAGACGGACCCCCCGGCCCCGGTCGAGGTCGAGCCCCCGGTCACCGGCCGCTGGTCCGCGCTGAACAGCCCCGCCGACAAGGTGCCGAGCCACGGCACGCACCACCTGGGGCAGACGTACGCCATCGACATCACGGCCGAGCCCGCGGAAGGCCCCGCCCGCCCCAAGCCCGTCTGGTTCTGGCCGGTCGCCCGGCGCGGGCAGGCCTACCCCGCCTTCGGGGAGCCGCTGCTCGCGGTGGCCGACGCGACCGTCGTGCGGGCCGAGGACGGCCAGCGCGACCACCTCAGCCGCAGCTCCCTCATCGGAGTCCTGTACTTCTGGCTGGTCGAGGGCGTCGGCAGGACGCTCGGCGGCGCCCGCCGCATCGTCGGCAACCACGTCGTGCTGGACCTCGGCGAGGGGACGTACGCCGTGTACGCGCACGTCAAACAGGGTTCGCTCACCGTGCGGGCAGGGGACCGGGTGACCGTCGGGCAGGAGCTCGGCCGGTGCGGGAACTCGGGCAACTCCACTGAACCGCACCTGCACTTCAGCCTGATGGACGGCCCCGACATGGAGACGGCCCGGGGTCTGCCCTTCCGCTGGCGCGGCGTCGGGGTGCCCGCGAACGGCGAGAGGTTCACCGTGCGGGAAGAGGCCACCCCGGTACCGTGA
- a CDS encoding META domain-containing protein produces MHTQRVTLTLTALASAGLLLTACGSESGAGSDRDSGGRSVTTEQALTGVRWNVESLTVGGKKHDAPEGAYLKIGKDGKAAGSYGCNHAGTTVSVKGDTVDFGETQTTMMACEGGGRMKFEEKLTRALGAGRFTAKVDGDRMTLTTAEGDRVAFTSQPAEPDAPLTGTKWTVNGIGDGRTAATLPKAVSGKVSLTFDDGKVRGNLGCNDVSAKAEAKDGRITFGKPVTTRKMCPGDAMTTERKLLKLFDGQARYEVREGTLKLTADDGTVITANTENGS; encoded by the coding sequence ATGCACACGCAGCGAGTGACCCTCACCCTGACCGCGCTGGCCTCCGCGGGGCTGCTGCTCACGGCATGCGGCAGCGAGTCCGGAGCCGGCTCCGACCGCGACTCCGGCGGTCGTTCCGTGACGACCGAGCAGGCACTCACCGGCGTCCGCTGGAACGTGGAGAGCCTCACCGTGGGCGGCAAGAAGCACGACGCCCCGGAAGGCGCCTACCTGAAGATCGGCAAGGACGGGAAGGCCGCCGGCAGCTACGGCTGCAACCACGCGGGCACCACCGTGTCGGTCAAGGGCGACACCGTGGACTTCGGCGAGACGCAGACGACGATGATGGCCTGCGAGGGCGGCGGCCGCATGAAGTTCGAGGAGAAGCTCACGCGCGCGCTCGGCGCGGGCAGGTTCACCGCGAAGGTGGACGGCGACCGCATGACCCTCACCACCGCCGAGGGAGACCGCGTGGCCTTCACCTCGCAGCCCGCCGAGCCCGACGCGCCGCTCACCGGCACCAAGTGGACGGTCAACGGCATCGGCGACGGCAGGACCGCCGCGACCCTGCCGAAGGCCGTGTCCGGCAAGGTCAGCCTGACCTTCGACGACGGCAAGGTCCGCGGCAACCTCGGATGCAACGACGTCTCCGCCAAGGCCGAGGCGAAGGACGGCCGCATCACCTTCGGCAAGCCCGTCACGACCCGGAAGATGTGCCCCGGCGACGCGATGACCACCGAGCGCAAGCTCCTGAAGCTCTTCGACGGCCAGGCGCGGTACGAGGTGCGGGAAGGCACTCTGAAGCTCACCGCGGACGACGGCACGGTCATCACCGCGAACACCGAGAACGGCAGCTAG